The following are encoded in a window of Dethiobacter alkaliphilus AHT 1 genomic DNA:
- the prfA gene encoding peptide chain release factor 1 — MFDKLKATEERFDELEKLISDPEVIARQDEWRKLTKEHSRLSEVVNAYREYQQVEQDLAEAKEMLRDGGDEEMSRFLKDEITANTEKKEELTEKLRLLLLPRDPNDDKNVIVEVRAGTGGDEAALFAGDLFRMYTRYAERQGWKTEVLDANETDIGGFKEVVFAIEGDGAYSRLKFESGVHRVQRVPETESGGRIHTSAATVAVLPEAEDVEVDINQNDLRIDVFCSSGPGGQSVNTTQSAVRITHLPSGIVVSCQDEKSQHKNKDKAMRVLRARLFEKAQEEAAAEQAAARKTQVGSGDRSERIRTYNFPQGRVSDHRIGMTLYKLDQFLDGDLDEMVDALITSEQAELLKQVDA, encoded by the coding sequence ATGTTTGATAAATTAAAGGCCACAGAAGAACGCTTTGATGAGCTGGAGAAGCTTATCAGCGACCCGGAAGTCATTGCCCGCCAGGACGAGTGGCGCAAGCTGACCAAAGAGCATTCCCGCCTCTCGGAGGTTGTTAATGCCTATCGCGAGTATCAGCAGGTGGAGCAGGATCTGGCCGAAGCCAAAGAGATGCTGCGCGACGGCGGCGATGAAGAAATGAGCCGTTTCTTAAAAGATGAGATTACGGCCAATACTGAAAAAAAAGAAGAGCTGACCGAAAAGCTGCGTCTTTTGCTTTTACCCCGTGACCCCAACGATGACAAAAACGTTATTGTGGAAGTGCGGGCCGGTACCGGTGGCGATGAAGCAGCGCTGTTTGCCGGCGATCTGTTTCGTATGTATACCCGTTATGCGGAACGGCAGGGCTGGAAAACGGAAGTGCTGGATGCCAACGAAACCGACATCGGCGGATTTAAGGAAGTGGTGTTTGCCATTGAAGGCGATGGCGCCTACAGCCGCCTGAAGTTTGAAAGCGGCGTGCACCGGGTGCAGCGGGTGCCGGAAACCGAGTCCGGCGGACGTATCCATACCTCCGCAGCCACGGTGGCGGTTTTACCGGAAGCTGAAGATGTGGAAGTGGATATTAATCAAAACGATTTGCGCATTGACGTGTTTTGCTCCTCAGGACCCGGCGGTCAGAGCGTAAACACCACCCAGTCTGCGGTGCGTATTACTCACCTGCCCAGCGGTATCGTAGTTTCCTGCCAGGACGAAAAATCCCAGCACAAAAATAAAGACAAAGCCATGCGCGTTCTGCGGGCCCGTTTGTTTGAGAAAGCTCAGGAAGAGGCGGCGGCGGAACAGGCCGCAGCCCGGAAGACCCAGGTGGGCAGCGGTGACCGCAGTGAGCGGATCCGCACCTATAACTTCCCGCAGGGCCGGGTTTCCGACCATCGCATCGGCATGACTCTGTATAAACTGGATCAGTTTTTGGACGGTGACCTGGATGAGATGGTAGATGCCCTTATCACCAGTGAGCAGGCCGAACTGTTAAAGCAGGTAGACGCATGA